One region of Mus musculus strain C57BL/6J chromosome 3, GRCm38.p6 C57BL/6J genomic DNA includes:
- the Nes gene encoding nestin, translating into MEGCVGEESFQMWELNRRLEAYLTRVKTLEEQNQLLSAELGGLRAQSGDASWRARADDELAALRVLVDQRWREKHEAEVQRDNLAEELESVAGRCQQVRLARERTIEEAACSRRALEAEKNARGWLSTQAAELERELEALRASHEEERAHLNAQAACTPRRPPAPAHASPIRAPEVEELARRLGEVWRGAVRDYQERVAHMESSLGQARERLGQAVRGARESRLEVQQLQADRDSLQERREALEQRLEGRWQDRLQATEKFQLAVEALEQEKQGLQSQIAQILEGGQQLAHLKMSLSLEVATYRTLLEAENSRLQTPGRSSQASLGFPDPKLKLHFLGIPEDQHLGSVLPVLSPTSFSSPLPNTLETPVTAFLKTQEFLKARTPTLASTPIPPMSEAPYPKNAEVRAQDVPHSLLQGGRQQAPEPLWAEATVPSSTGVLPELEEPGGEQPDHFPDDPTSLAPPLNPHHSILEAKDRESSESRVSSIFQEEEGQIWELVKKEAATEVKVENSLAQEIQESGLDTEEIQDSQGPLQMETLEALGDEPLMSLKTQNHETPGKENCNSSIEENSGTVKSPEKEKQTPLKSLEEKNVEAEKTLENGVLELSKPLGEEEPRMEDQELMSPEHTLETVSFLGKENQEVVRSSEEQNLESLITFKEESQYPLGGPEAEDQMLERLVEKEDQRFPRSPEEDQQAFRPLEKENQEPLRFEEAEDQVLERLIEKERQESLKSPEEEDQQAFRLLEKENQEPLRFEDAEDQVLERLIEKERQESLKSPEEEDQQAFRLLEKENQEPLRFEEAEDQVLERLVEKESQESLKSPEEEDQRTGKPLEKENQESLRSLDENQETIVLLESKNQRPLRSLEVEEEEQRIVKPLEKVSQVSLESLEKENVQSPRYLEEDDHMIKSLLEDKTHEILGSLEDRNGENFIPPENETQGSLRPPEEEDQRIVNHLEKESQEFLRSPEAEEEEEQVMVRSLEGENHDPLSSVVKEEQMAESKLENESQDSRKSLEDESQETFGSLEKENLESLRSLAGQDQEEQKLEQETQQPLRAVEDEQMTVNPPEKVDPELPKPLRNDQEVVRSLDKENQESLVSLNEGGMETVKSSETENIESLETVGECLGRRKSVDTQEPLWSTEVTSETIEPLEDETQEPLGCVDENQEVLTPLERESQELRSLGKWNPETVESPGGVEDSQQCLEVEEGPEREQHQESLRSLGEVEWELPGSGSQQRWEDVVEDGEGQEASLGATGVETEDKAELHLRGQGGEEKAVEEGELLQDAVGEAWSLGSSEPKEQRVPAEPLDDLEGQPEQTGTLEVPVAQGMPEATEQDEDRAQAGEQDSVEVTLGLEAARAGLELEQEVVGLEDPRHFAREEAIHPSLGEESVKAKIDQGLEEPGKEPKEAGALDSGIPELPKTSSETLECKGWEESGEGWGEEEASLETSDHEGSHAPQPRPPKTEEDEGLQAALTVPGPKLLEPCSPIPILTDAHELQPQAEGIQEAGWQPEAGTEALGRVEDEPEFGRGEIPEGLQDWEEGREDSEADELGETLPDSTPLGLYLKSPASPKWEQAGEQRLFPQGEARKEGWSPAALAAQGLSDPPEEEQQGHDSDLSSEEFEDLGTEASLLPGVPKEVSDHLGQEPPVLQPACWDQGGESDGFADEEESGEEGEEEDADEEEGAESGTQWWGPGPSGGGVKVQDVTQRGDLEHESVGDSGLWDDGLSGAAANVLVTALETVSQDSAEPSGSEGSESASLEGEEGQAIDHLDAPQEVTSVVPGAGDTFDISGQGPNLESEQVNGRMENGLEQAEGQVVLHGDEDQGIPLQEQGTLKAPLVGSPVHLGPSQPLKFTLSGVDGDSWSSGED; encoded by the exons ATGGAGGGTTGCGTCGGGGAAGAATCTTTTCAGATGTGGGAGCTCAATCGACGCCTGGAGGCCTACCTGACCCGGGTCAAGACGCTGGAGGAGCAGAACCAGCTGCTCAGTGCCGAGCTTGGGGGACTCCGGGCGCAGTCCGGGGACGCCTCCTGGCGAGCCCGAGCCGACGACGAGCTGGCAGCCCTGCGGGTCCTCGTCGATCAGCGCTGGCGGGAGAAGCACGAGGCTGAGGTGCAGCGCGACAACCTTGCCGAAGAGCTGGAGAGCGTGGCGGGCCGGTGCCAGCAGGTGCGGCTCGCCCGGGAGCGGACCATCGAGGAGGCGGCCTGCAGCCGGCGCGCGCTCGAGGCGGAGAAGAATGCGCGGGGCTGGCTGAGCACCCAGGCTGCCGAGCTGGAGCGCGAGTTAGAGGCTCTGCGAGCGTCGCACGAGGAGGAGCGCGCGCACCTGAACGCCCAGGCCGCCTGTACGCCGCGCCGACCCCCCGCGCCGGCCCACGCATCCCCCATCCGGGCCCCTGAAGTCGAGGAGCTGGCCAGGCGCCTAGGCGAAGTGTGGCGCGGGGCGGTGCGTGACTACCAGGAGCGCGTGGCTCACATGGAGAGCTCGCTGGGCCAGGCCCGCGAGCGTCTGGGCCAAGCCGTGCGGGGCGCTCGGGAGAGTCGCTTAGAGGTGCAGCAGCTGCAGGCTGATCGCGACAGCCTCCAGGAGCGCAGAGAGGCGCTGGAACAGAGATTGGAAGGCCGCTGGCAGGACCGGCTGCAGGCCACTGAAAAGTTCCAG CTGGCTGTGGAAGCCCTGGAGCAGGAGAAGCAGGGTCTACAGAGTCAGATCGCTCAGATCCTGGAAGGTGGGCAGCAACTGGCACACCTCAAGATGTCCCTTAGTCTGGAAGTGGCTACATACAG gaCTCTGCTGGAGGCTGAGAACTCTCGCTTGCAGACACCTGGAAGAAGTTCCCAGGCTTCTCTTGGCTTTCCTG ACCCCAAGCTGAAGCTGCATTTCCTTGGGATACCAGAGGACCAGCACCTGGGATCTGTGCTCCCTGTCCTCAGCCCAacatccttctcttcccccttgcCTAATACCCTTGAGACTCCTGTGACAGCCTTTCTGAAGACACAGGAATTCCTTAAGGCCAGAACCCCCACCTTGGCCAGCACTCCCATCCCACCTATGTCTGAGGCTCCCTATCCTAAAAATGCAGAGGTCAGAGCCCAGGATGTCCCCCATTCCCTGCTCCAGGGTGGGAGGCAACAGGCTCCAGAGCCTCTTTGGGCTGAGGCCACAGTGCCCAGTTCTACTGGTGTCCTCCCAGAGCTGGAGGAGCCTGGGGGCGAGCAGCCGGACCACTTCCCTGATGATCCAACCTCCTTAGCCCCACCCCTCAACCCTCACCACTCTATTTTAGAGGCTAAAGATAGAGAATCCAGTGAGTCTAGAGTTTCTAGCATATTCCAGGAAGAAGAAGGGCAAATCTGGGAACTTGTAAAGAAAGAAGCAGCCACAGAGGTAAAAGTAGAAAACAGCTTAGCACAGGAAATACAAGAAAGTGGTCTGGACACAGAAGAAATCCAGGATTCCCAGGGACCTTTGCAGATGGAAACCCTGGAGGCTCTAGGAGATGAGCCACTGATGTCTCTGAAAACCCAGAACCATGAGACCCCAGGAAAGGAGAATTGCAATTCATCTATAGAAGAGAACTCGGGGACAGTAAAaagcccagaaaaagaaaaacaaacaccactgaagtctttagaagaaaagaatgtagaggcagagaaaactcTAGAAAATGGGGTTCTTGAACTATCTAAACCTTTAGGAGAAGAAGAACCAAGAATGGAGGATCAAGAATTAATGTCTCCTGAACACACACTAGAGACAGTTTCATTTCTAGGAAAGGAAAATCAGGAAGTAGTGAGGTCTTCAGAAGAACAGAACTTAGAATCATTGATAACTTTTAAAGAGGAGAGCCAATACCCACTGGGAGGTCCAGAAGCCGAGGACCAGATGCTTGAAAGACTGGTAGAGAAAGAGGATCAGAGGTTCCCAAGGTCTCCAGAAGAAGACCAGCAGGCGTTTAGACCTCTGGAGAAAGAGAATCAGGAGCCACTAAGATTTGAAGAAGCAGAGGACCAGGTGCTTGAGAGACTGATAGAAAAGGAAAGGCAGGAGTCCCTGAAGTCTCCAGAAGAAGAGGACCAGCAGGCATTTAGACTTCTGGAGAAAGAGAATCAAGAACCACTAAGGTTTGAAGACGCAGAGGACCAGGTGCTTGAGAGACTGATagaaaaggaaagacaggagTCCCTGAAGTCTCCAGAAGAAGAGGACCAGCAGGCATTTAGACTTCTGGAGAAAGAGAATCAAGAACCACTAAGGTTTGAAGAAGCAGAGGACCAGGTGCTTGAGAGACTGGTAGAAAAGGAAAGTCAGGAGTCCCTGAAGTCTCCAGAAGAGGAGGACCAGAGGACTGGGAAgcctctagaaaaagaaaatcaggaatctCTGAGGTCTCTTGATGAAAACCAGGAGACAATTGTACTGCTAGAAAGCAAGAACCAGAGGCCACTGAGATCTCTagaagtagaagaggaggagcagagaaTTGTGAAACCTCTAGAAAAAGTGAGCCAGGTCTCCCTCGAATCTCTCGAAAAAGAGAATGTGCAGTCACCAAGGTATCTGGAAGAAGATGACCACATGATTAAGAGCCTGCTAGAAGACAAGACTCATGAGATCCTGGGATCTCTTGAAGATAGAAATGGGGAGAACTTTATACCACCTGAAAATGAGACCCAGGGTTCATTGAGGCCTCCAGAAGAAGAGGACCAGAGGATTGTGAACCatctagaaaaagaaagccaggagTTCCTGAGGTCtccagaagcagaggaagaagaagagcaggTGATGGTGAGATctctagaaggagagaaccacgaCCCACTGAGCTCTGTGGTGAAAGAGGAGCAGATGGCTGAGAGCAAGCTAGAGAACGAGAGTCAGGACTCCAGGAAGTCTCTTGAAGATGAGAGCCAGGAGACCTTTGGGTCTCTGGAAAAAGAGAATCTAGAGTCCCTGAGGTCTCTAGCAGGACAGGACCAAGAGGAACAGAAACTCGAACAAGAGACCCAGCAGCCACTGAGGGCTGTAGAAGATGAGCAGATGACAGTGAACCCTCCAGAAAAGGTGGATCCAGAGTTACCAAAGCCTCTTAGAAATGACCAGGAAGTAGTCAGATCTCTTGACAAGGAGAATCAAGAGTCACTAGTGTCACTGAATGAAGGAGGTATGGAGACAGTGAAGTCTTCAGAAACAGAGAACATAGAATCACTGGAGACTGTGGGAGAGTGcctgggaagaaggaagtctGTAGATACTCAAGAGCCATTGTGGTCTACGGAAGTGACTAGTGAGACAATAGAACCTCTAGAAGATGAGACCCAAGAACCACTGGGGTGTGTGGATGAGAACCAAGAGGTGCTGACACCCCTTGAAAGGGAGAGTCAAGAACTGAGATCTCTGGGCAAGTGGAACCCAGAGACTGTGGAATCACCAGGAGGGGTGGAGGACAGTCagcagtgcctggaagtggaaGAGGGCCCGGAGAGGGAGCAGCACCAAGAGTCTCTGAGGTCTCTGGGAGAGGTGGAATGGGAGCTGCCTGGATCTGGAAGTCAACAGAGGTGGGAGGATGTGGTGGAGGATGGAGAAGGTCAGGAAGCATCCCTGGGGGCTACAGGAGTGGAAACTGAGGATAAGGCAGAGTTGCATCTGAGGGGCCAAGGTGGGGAGGAGAAAGCTGTAGAGGAGGGAGAGCTGCTGCAGGATGCTGTGGGGGAGGCCTGGAGTCTGGGGAGCTCGGAGCCCAAGGAGCAGAGGGTCCCTGCTGAGCCCCTCGATGACCTGGAGGGACAACCAGAGCAGACGGGAACCCTAGAGGTCCCAGTTGCTCAGGGAATGCCAGAGGCAACAGAGCAAGATGAGGACAGAGCCCAAGCAGGTGAACAAGACTCCGTAGAGGTGACCCTTGGGTTAGAGGCTGCCAGAGCTGGACTGGAACTCGAGCAGGAAGTGGTAGGGCTAGAGGACCCAAGGCATTTCGCCAGGGAGGAGGCCATTCACCCATCCCTGGGGGAGGAAAGTGTGAAGGCAAAGATAGATCAGGGCTTGGAAGAGCCTGGAAAGGAACCAAAAGAGGCAGGTGCTCTGGACTCAGGCATCCCTGAATTACCCAAGACTAGCAGTGAGACTCTGGAATGCAAGGGCTGGGAAGAGTctggggagggctggggagaagaggaggCCTCGCTGGAGACCTCAGACCATGAGGGCAGCCATGCCCCTCAGCCCAGGCCCCCTAAGACAGAGGAAGATGAGGGTCTACAGGCAGCGCTAACAGTCCCTGGTCCCAAGCTCCTGGAACCCTGTTCACCCATCCCGATCTTGACAGATGCCCATGAGCTGCAGCCCCAAGCTGAGGGGATCCAGGAGGCTGGGTGGCAGCCGGAAGCTGGGACTGAAGCACTGGGAAGAGTAGAAGATGAGCCAGAGTTTGGTCGTGGGGAGATTCCTGAGGGCCTCCAGGATTGGGAGGAGggcagagaagacagtgaggcagATGAGTTAGGGGAAACTCTCCCTGACTCTACTCCCTTGGGCCTCTACCTGAAGTCTCCTGCCTCCCCAAAGTGGGAGCAAGCTGGAGAACAGAGGCTTTTCCCTCAAGGGGAGGCCAGGAAGGAAGGCTGGAGTCCTGCTGCCCTGGCTGCCCAGGGTCTCAGTGACCCACCAGAGGAAGAGCAGCAAGGCCATGACTCTGACCTCTCATCTGAGGAATTTGAGGACCTAGGGACTGAGGCCTCTCTTCTTCCAGGGGTTCCCAAAGAGGTGTCCGATCATCTGGGCCAAGAGCCCCCCGTACTGCAGCCTGCATGCTGGGATCAGGGTGGGGAGTCTGATGGGTTTGCTGATGAGGAAGAgagtggggaagagggagaggaagaagatgcTGATGAAGAAGAAGGAGCAGAGTCAGGGACTCAGTGGTGGGGGCCAGGGCCCTCTGGTGGAGGTGTCAAGGTCCAGGATGTCACCCAGAGAGGGGACCTGGAACATGAATCTGTGGGTGACAGTGGCCTCTGGGATGATGGCTTGAGTGGGGCTGCAGCTAATGTTCTTGTAACTGCCCTAGAGACGGTGTCTCAGGACAGTGCTGAGCCTTCCGGGTCAGAGGGGTCTGAGTCTGCTTCCTTGGAGGGGGAGGAAGGTCAAGCGATTGACCATTTAGATGCCCCCCAAGAGGTGACTAGCGTGGTCCCAGGGGCAGGAGACACCTTTGATATCAGTGGCCAGGGCCCCAACCTGGAGTCAGAGCAAGTGAATGGGAGGATGGAGAAtggactagagcaggc